In one window of Paraburkholderia phymatum STM815 DNA:
- a CDS encoding 4Fe-4S binding protein, translating into MSSAVANQRSRLAEVGHWMQRHGAAIRCIQWVVVAVYAFLILVPAFTELPGDTAHLWSNLTLAAQFVFWGIWWPFVLLSMVMLGRVWCGVLCPEGALAEFASKYGRGWAIPRWMRWGGWPFVAFGLTTIYGQMVSVYQYPKAVLLVLGGSTFAAMVIGLLYGREKRVWCKYLCPVNGVFSLLARLAPFHYKVDEDAWRRSYKEGEHGHRVIPINCAPLVPLRNMKGASSCHMCGRCSGHRDAIALTWRAPSSEVVNLGDRQASAWDTALILYGLLGIAIGAFHWTGSPWFIDIKQSLATWLVDRDIMWPLDTNAPWFLFTHYPEQNDVFSWLDGTMIIAYILATAAVYGTALFALLAGATRVLGRFSMTRLHHLAQALIPIAGTGVFLGLSATTLSLLKAEHVPLDWASDVRIAILVIANTWSAWLAWLITRRYTARVLRRTLSMVWFMAALAVVDSAWWLMFWYWPAH; encoded by the coding sequence ATGAGCAGTGCAGTTGCAAACCAACGCAGCCGGCTTGCAGAGGTCGGCCACTGGATGCAGCGCCACGGCGCTGCCATCCGCTGCATCCAGTGGGTTGTCGTTGCCGTCTACGCGTTTCTGATTCTTGTGCCTGCGTTCACCGAACTGCCGGGCGACACGGCTCATCTGTGGAGCAACCTGACGCTGGCCGCGCAGTTCGTGTTCTGGGGAATCTGGTGGCCGTTCGTACTGCTGTCGATGGTGATGCTCGGGCGCGTATGGTGCGGCGTGCTGTGCCCCGAAGGCGCACTTGCGGAATTCGCAAGCAAATACGGACGAGGCTGGGCAATTCCGCGCTGGATGCGCTGGGGCGGCTGGCCATTCGTCGCATTCGGTCTGACGACGATCTACGGCCAGATGGTCAGCGTCTACCAGTATCCGAAAGCGGTCTTGCTGGTCCTGGGCGGATCTACGTTTGCCGCGATGGTCATCGGATTGCTGTACGGTCGAGAGAAGCGCGTCTGGTGTAAATACCTGTGCCCCGTCAACGGGGTTTTTTCGCTTTTGGCGCGCCTCGCGCCGTTTCACTACAAGGTCGACGAAGACGCGTGGCGTCGTTCGTATAAAGAAGGCGAGCACGGCCATCGCGTGATTCCGATCAACTGTGCGCCGCTGGTGCCGTTGCGCAATATGAAGGGCGCGTCGTCGTGCCATATGTGCGGCCGTTGCAGTGGGCATCGCGACGCGATCGCGCTGACGTGGCGCGCGCCGTCGTCGGAAGTTGTGAATCTCGGCGACAGACAGGCGAGCGCCTGGGACACGGCACTGATCCTCTATGGCCTGCTCGGCATCGCAATCGGCGCCTTCCACTGGACGGGCTCGCCGTGGTTCATCGACATCAAGCAGTCGCTCGCGACCTGGCTCGTCGATCGAGACATCATGTGGCCGCTCGACACGAACGCGCCGTGGTTCCTGTTCACGCACTATCCGGAACAGAACGACGTGTTCTCATGGCTCGACGGCACGATGATCATCGCCTACATCCTCGCGACGGCCGCCGTCTACGGCACCGCGCTGTTCGCGCTGCTGGCGGGTGCGACGCGCGTGCTGGGCCGCTTCTCAATGACGCGCCTGCATCATCTGGCGCAGGCCCTGATTCCGATCGCGGGAACGGGCGTGTTCCTCGGTCTGTCGGCGACGACGCTGTCCTTGCTGAAGGCCGAGCATGTGCCGCTCGACTGGGCATCGGATGTGCGTATCGCCATTCTCGTGATCGCGAATACCTGGAGCGCATGGCTCGCGTGGCTCATTACGCGCCGTTATACGGCGCGGGTTTTGCGGCGCACGTTGTCGATGGTATGGTTCATGGCAGCACTGGCCGTCGTCGATAGCGCGTGGTGGCTGATGTTCTGGTACTGGCCGGCACACTGA
- a CDS encoding FTR1 family iron permease, with amino-acid sequence MGQVVFIVWRESVEALLVVGILYAWLKNGDEQARHGLPYLWAGVAAGILAAIGLGAALVGFTEVLSGDAQDYFQTAMVLIACVLIVQMVIWMKSHGRTLKRDMEQSLRKSTQSASWWGIAVLVALAIAREGSETVIFLYGLGFGQSGHVDASQIVAVLVGLGLAFVTFYVLQLGGKVFSWRLFFRITEIMLLFLGAGLFQTGVDKLIDKEILPTIVDRVWNTSMIIDDSSTIGSLVATLTGYRAHPALMNLITYALYWAVVWILIRRSKRAPAQQTAGRAA; translated from the coding sequence ATGGGTCAGGTAGTGTTCATCGTGTGGCGGGAAAGCGTCGAGGCGCTGCTCGTCGTCGGCATTCTGTACGCGTGGCTGAAGAACGGCGACGAGCAGGCACGGCACGGTTTGCCGTATCTGTGGGCAGGCGTCGCCGCCGGCATTCTCGCTGCGATTGGCCTCGGTGCGGCGCTGGTCGGCTTCACCGAGGTGCTTTCGGGCGATGCGCAAGATTACTTTCAGACCGCGATGGTGCTGATCGCATGCGTTCTGATCGTACAGATGGTGATCTGGATGAAATCACACGGGCGCACGCTCAAGCGCGACATGGAACAGTCGCTGAGGAAGAGCACGCAGAGCGCGAGCTGGTGGGGTATCGCCGTGCTGGTCGCGCTGGCGATCGCGCGTGAAGGCAGCGAGACGGTGATCTTCCTGTATGGCCTCGGCTTCGGTCAGTCCGGTCATGTGGATGCGAGCCAGATCGTCGCGGTTCTCGTGGGTCTTGGGCTGGCATTCGTTACGTTCTACGTGCTGCAGCTGGGCGGCAAGGTCTTCTCGTGGCGGCTCTTTTTCCGCATCACCGAGATCATGCTGCTGTTCCTGGGCGCGGGCCTGTTTCAGACGGGCGTCGATAAACTGATCGACAAGGAAATCCTGCCGACCATCGTCGACCGCGTTTGGAACACCTCGATGATCATCGACGACTCGAGTACGATCGGTTCGCTCGTGGCGACGCTCACGGGTTATCGCGCGCATCCGGCGCTGATGAACCTGATCACCTATGCGCTGTACTGGGCGGTCGTGTGGATCCTCATCCGCCGTTCGAAGCGCGCTCCAGCGCAACAGACGGCAGGGCGCGCGGCATGA
- a CDS encoding cupredoxin domain-containing protein yields MRVNRKIAALAMAASLIGLAHAAEEAVTFKLEMTDGKLTPARIEVPAGKRIRIEVKNTGKGAAEFESVELRKEKVLAPGAESVVVIAPLDPGTYKFFDDFHQQAQGVIVAK; encoded by the coding sequence ATGAGAGTGAACAGGAAGATTGCCGCTTTGGCGATGGCGGCATCGTTGATTGGCCTCGCGCACGCTGCCGAGGAAGCCGTGACATTCAAGCTGGAAATGACGGACGGCAAGCTGACGCCGGCGCGCATCGAAGTGCCCGCGGGCAAACGCATCCGGATCGAAGTGAAGAACACGGGCAAGGGCGCAGCGGAATTTGAGAGCGTCGAGTTGCGCAAGGAAAAGGTTCTGGCGCCGGGCGCCGAGTCAGTCGTCGTGATCGCGCCGCTCGATCCCGGTACCTACAAGTTCTTTGACGATTTTCATCAGCAGGCGCAGGGCGTGATTGTCGCCAAATGA
- a CDS encoding iron transporter — MRVSSILSGSVAVLAAVAAMSAAAAEYPIGKQQIQGGMEIGAVYLQPITMDPEGMMRKASDSDVHLEADIHAVKKNPTGFAEGDWMPYLQVRYELTKPGASYNQKGDLMPMVADDGPHYGDNVKMAGPGKYHLKLIVEPPMQSGHMAFGRHVDKETGVGPWFKPITIEYDFTFAGIGKKGGY; from the coding sequence ATGCGCGTTTCGTCAATCTTGAGCGGCAGCGTAGCTGTTCTTGCTGCCGTGGCCGCGATGTCGGCGGCGGCTGCTGAATATCCCATCGGTAAGCAGCAGATTCAGGGCGGGATGGAGATCGGCGCCGTATATCTGCAGCCGATCACGATGGATCCGGAAGGCATGATGCGCAAAGCGTCCGATTCCGATGTCCACCTGGAAGCGGATATCCACGCAGTGAAGAAAAATCCGACGGGTTTCGCAGAAGGCGACTGGATGCCTTATCTGCAAGTGCGCTATGAACTGACGAAGCCGGGCGCGAGCTACAACCAGAAGGGCGACCTGATGCCGATGGTGGCAGATGACGGTCCGCATTATGGCGACAACGTCAAGATGGCGGGTCCTGGCAAGTATCACCTGAAGCTGATCGTCGAACCGCCGATGCAAAGTGGGCACATGGCATTCGGCCGTCACGTCGACAAGGAAACGGGCGTGGGCCCGTGGTTCAAGCCGATCACGATCGAATACGATTTCACGTTCGCGGGCATCGGCAAGAAGGGGGGGTACTGA
- the uvrB gene encoding excinuclease ABC subunit UvrB has product MSEHHLSEVQDALDESKFVTFDGSPFRLYQPYPPAGDQPAAIQTLVEGVEDGLSFQTLLGVTGSGKTYTMANTIARLGRPAIVFAPNKTLAAQLYAEFREFFPRNAVEYFVSYYDYYQPEAYVPQRDLFIEKDSSINEHIEQMRLSATKSLMERRDVVIVATVSAIYGIGNPSEYHQMILTLRTGDKMGQRDIIARLIAMQYNRNEADFQRGSFRVRGDTIDIFPAEHAEMAVRVELFDDEIDTLQLFDPLTGRVRQKIPRFTVYPSSHYVTPRETVMRAVETIKSELRDRLEFFYNDGKLVEAQRLEQRTRFDLEMLQELGFCKGIENYSRHFSGAAPGEPPPTLVDYLPTDAIMFLDESHVLIGQLNGMYNGDRARKENLVDYGFRLPSALDNRPLKFNEFERKMRQVVFVSATPADYEKKTAGQVAEQVVRPTGLVDPEIDVRPARTQVDDVLAEINERVAAGDRVLVTVLTKRMAEQLTEFLADHGVKVRYLHSDIDTVERVEIIRDLRLGTFDVLVGINLLREGLDIPEVSLVAILDADKEGFLRAERSLIQTIGRAARNVNGKAILYADKITDSMKRAIDETERRRAKQIAFNEQMGIVPRGVVKRIKDIIDGVYNVDEARAELKEQQVRAKFEDMSEKQIAKEIKRLEKQMMEHAKNLEFEKAAQMRDQLALLRERVFGANVGDHLTGTN; this is encoded by the coding sequence ATGTCCGAACATCATCTGAGTGAAGTCCAAGACGCTCTCGACGAATCCAAATTCGTGACGTTCGACGGCTCACCGTTCCGGCTGTACCAGCCGTATCCGCCTGCGGGCGACCAGCCGGCGGCGATCCAGACGCTCGTCGAGGGTGTCGAGGACGGTCTGTCGTTCCAGACGCTGCTCGGCGTGACGGGCTCTGGCAAGACCTACACGATGGCGAACACGATCGCGCGTCTGGGCCGCCCGGCCATCGTTTTCGCGCCCAACAAGACACTTGCCGCGCAGCTGTACGCGGAGTTTCGCGAGTTTTTCCCACGCAATGCCGTCGAGTACTTCGTCTCGTACTACGACTATTACCAGCCGGAAGCGTACGTCCCGCAGCGCGACCTGTTCATCGAAAAGGACTCGTCGATTAACGAGCATATCGAGCAGATGCGTCTATCCGCAACCAAGAGTCTGATGGAACGGCGCGATGTCGTGATCGTGGCGACGGTGTCGGCGATTTACGGTATCGGGAATCCGTCGGAATACCACCAGATGATTCTGACGCTGCGTACGGGCGACAAGATGGGACAGCGTGACATCATCGCGCGTCTGATTGCGATGCAGTACAACCGCAACGAAGCCGATTTTCAGCGCGGCTCTTTCCGCGTGCGGGGCGACACGATCGATATTTTCCCGGCCGAGCATGCCGAAATGGCCGTGCGCGTTGAACTGTTCGACGACGAAATCGATACGCTGCAACTGTTCGATCCGCTGACAGGCCGCGTGCGTCAGAAGATTCCGCGCTTCACCGTCTATCCGTCGTCGCACTACGTGACGCCGCGTGAGACCGTGATGCGCGCCGTCGAGACGATCAAGTCGGAACTCCGAGACCGTCTTGAGTTCTTCTACAACGACGGCAAGCTCGTCGAAGCGCAGCGGCTTGAGCAGCGCACGCGCTTCGACCTTGAAATGCTGCAGGAACTGGGCTTCTGCAAGGGCATCGAGAATTACTCGCGGCACTTCTCGGGCGCCGCGCCCGGTGAGCCGCCGCCGACGCTGGTGGACTATCTCCCGACGGATGCCATCATGTTCCTCGACGAATCGCACGTGCTGATCGGCCAGTTGAACGGCATGTACAACGGCGACCGCGCGCGCAAGGAAAATCTCGTCGACTACGGCTTCCGGCTGCCGTCCGCGCTCGACAACCGGCCGCTCAAGTTCAACGAATTCGAGCGCAAGATGCGCCAGGTCGTGTTCGTGTCGGCGACGCCCGCCGACTACGAGAAGAAGACGGCGGGGCAGGTGGCCGAGCAGGTCGTGCGTCCGACGGGCCTCGTCGATCCTGAAATCGACGTGCGGCCGGCACGCACGCAGGTCGACGACGTGCTGGCCGAGATCAACGAACGCGTTGCCGCGGGCGACCGCGTGCTGGTCACAGTGCTGACCAAGCGAATGGCCGAGCAGCTGACCGAGTTTCTCGCCGATCACGGCGTGAAGGTGCGCTATCTGCATAGCGACATCGACACCGTCGAGCGTGTCGAGATCATCCGCGACCTGCGGCTCGGTACGTTCGACGTGCTGGTCGGGATCAACCTGTTGCGCGAAGGTCTTGATATTCCCGAGGTCTCGCTGGTCGCGATCCTCGATGCCGACAAGGAAGGCTTCCTGCGCGCCGAGCGCTCGCTGATCCAGACGATCGGCCGCGCCGCGCGTAACGTGAACGGTAAGGCCATTCTCTACGCGGACAAGATCACGGATTCGATGAAGCGCGCCATCGACGAAACCGAGCGGCGGCGCGCGAAGCAGATCGCGTTCAACGAACAGATGGGCATCGTGCCGCGGGGTGTGGTCAAGCGGATCAAGGACATCATCGACGGCGTCTATAACGTCGACGAAGCCCGCGCCGAGCTGAAGGAACAGCAGGTCCGTGCGAAGTTCGAAGATATGTCCGAGAAGCAGATCGCCAAGGAAATCAAGCGTCTAGAGAAGCAGATGATGGAGCACGCGAAAAATCTCGAATTCGAAAAGGCGGCTCAGATGCGCGACCAGCTTGCGCTGCTGCGCGAGCGGGTATTCGGCGCGAATGTCGGCGATCATTTGACGGGCACGAACTAA
- a CDS encoding amino acid aminotransferase yields the protein MSLFSAVELAPRDPILGLNEAFNADARTTKVNLGVGVYTNEEGKIPLLRAVREAEKARIEAALPRGYLPIEGIAVYDAAVQKLLLGNDSPLIAAGRVVTAQALGGTGALKIGADFLKRVNPASKVAISDPSWENHRALFESAGFEVVSYPYYDAATHGVNFEGMLSALNSYAPGTVVVLHACCHNPTGVDLTVDQWKQVVAVVKARELVPFLDIAYQGFGDGIDADAAAVRLFAQSELNVFVSSSFSKSFSLYGERVGALSIITGSKEEAARVLSQLKRVIRTNYSNPPTHGGAVVAAVLASPELRATWETELGEMRDRIRAMRHGLVERLKAAGIDRDFSFVNAQRGMFSYSGLTAPQVDRLREEFGIYAVSTGRICVAALNTRNLDVVANAVAAVLK from the coding sequence ATGTCTCTGTTCTCCGCTGTCGAACTCGCTCCCCGCGACCCGATTCTGGGCCTGAACGAAGCTTTCAACGCCGATGCGCGCACCACCAAGGTCAATCTGGGCGTGGGCGTGTACACCAATGAGGAAGGCAAGATTCCTCTGCTACGCGCGGTTCGCGAAGCAGAAAAGGCACGCATCGAAGCAGCGCTGCCGCGCGGCTATCTGCCCATCGAAGGTATCGCCGTCTACGACGCAGCGGTGCAGAAGCTGCTGCTCGGCAACGATTCGCCGCTGATCGCCGCGGGCCGCGTCGTCACGGCGCAAGCGCTAGGCGGCACGGGCGCGCTGAAGATCGGCGCGGACTTCCTGAAGCGCGTCAATCCGGCATCGAAGGTCGCGATCAGCGATCCGAGCTGGGAAAACCACCGCGCGCTGTTCGAAAGCGCGGGTTTCGAGGTCGTCTCGTACCCGTACTACGATGCGGCGACGCATGGCGTGAACTTCGAAGGCATGCTGTCGGCGCTCAACAGCTACGCGCCGGGCACGGTCGTCGTGCTGCACGCGTGCTGCCACAATCCGACGGGTGTCGATCTGACGGTCGACCAGTGGAAGCAGGTGGTCGCGGTCGTGAAGGCGCGCGAACTGGTGCCGTTCCTCGACATCGCGTATCAGGGCTTCGGCGACGGCATCGATGCCGACGCAGCGGCTGTGCGCCTTTTCGCGCAATCGGAACTGAACGTGTTCGTGTCGTCGTCGTTCTCGAAGTCGTTCTCTCTGTATGGCGAGCGCGTCGGCGCGCTGTCGATCATTACGGGCAGCAAGGAAGAGGCCGCTCGCGTGCTGTCCCAACTCAAGCGCGTGATCCGCACCAACTACTCGAACCCGCCGACGCACGGCGGCGCCGTCGTCGCAGCCGTACTCGCATCGCCGGAATTGCGCGCGACGTGGGAAACGGAACTGGGCGAAATGCGCGATCGCATCCGCGCCATGCGTCATGGTCTCGTCGAACGTTTGAAGGCGGCGGGCATCGACCGTGACTTCAGCTTCGTCAACGCACAACGCGGCATGTTCTCGTACTCGGGTCTGACGGCGCCTCAAGTTGACCGTCTGCGTGAAGAGTTCGGCATCTACGCCGTCAGCACGGGCCGCATCTGCGTGGCTGCGCTGAACACGCGCAACCTTGACGTCGTCGCGAACGCCGTTGCCGCTGTGTTGAAGTAA
- a CDS encoding DUF3734 domain-containing protein encodes MAQRDSQRSVKRARAGDAGAGASEQAGAASGVRASHHEALPQYETIALMLQGGGALGAYQAGVYQGLDEAGILPNWLAGISIGALNTAIIAGNAPQHRVQKLREFWETICQPAFGPPMPPSVEQALFNSNDTVRKAFTAMQAVGALVDGQKGFFTPRFPPPLPAVSVPPQLASYYDTTPLKATLERLCDFERINSKNMHVSVGAVNVHTGNFAYFDNMHTTLKPEHFMASGALPPGFGAVEIDGEYYWDGGLMSNTPLYEVAQASPRRDTLAFQVDLWSALGPVPDNITDVQGRMKDIQYSSRTRLVTDMMQRTQRFRHVLREVLERVSPEHRDDPWSKLAEELSCSKRYNIVHLIYRNKEYEGHYKDYQFGLSTMQQHWESGLDDIRNSLAQPGWLDMPDNDAGFVTHDIHRDSR; translated from the coding sequence ATGGCGCAACGCGACTCACAACGTAGCGTGAAGCGGGCGCGTGCCGGCGACGCCGGTGCGGGAGCAAGCGAGCAGGCCGGCGCGGCGTCCGGCGTCCGCGCCAGTCATCACGAGGCGCTGCCTCAGTACGAGACCATCGCGCTGATGCTGCAGGGAGGCGGCGCGCTGGGCGCGTATCAGGCGGGCGTTTATCAGGGGCTGGACGAGGCGGGCATCCTGCCCAACTGGCTGGCTGGCATTTCCATTGGCGCGCTGAACACGGCGATCATTGCGGGCAACGCGCCGCAACATCGCGTCCAGAAGCTGCGTGAGTTTTGGGAAACCATTTGCCAGCCGGCCTTCGGTCCGCCCATGCCGCCTTCCGTCGAACAGGCGCTGTTCAACTCGAATGACACGGTGCGCAAGGCGTTTACTGCAATGCAGGCGGTGGGCGCACTCGTCGACGGGCAGAAGGGTTTCTTCACGCCGCGCTTTCCGCCGCCGCTGCCCGCTGTTTCTGTCCCTCCGCAACTCGCGAGCTATTACGACACCACGCCGCTCAAGGCGACGCTCGAACGGCTCTGCGACTTCGAGCGGATCAATTCGAAGAACATGCATGTGTCGGTGGGCGCCGTGAATGTGCACACGGGCAACTTCGCCTATTTCGACAACATGCACACCACCTTGAAGCCAGAGCATTTCATGGCATCGGGCGCGTTGCCGCCGGGATTCGGCGCTGTCGAGATCGACGGCGAGTATTACTGGGACGGCGGCCTGATGTCGAATACGCCGCTCTACGAGGTTGCGCAAGCCAGTCCGCGGCGCGATACGCTTGCGTTTCAGGTCGATCTGTGGAGCGCGTTGGGTCCCGTGCCGGACAACATCACCGACGTCCAGGGGCGGATGAAGGACATTCAGTATTCCAGCCGCACGCGCCTCGTCACGGACATGATGCAGCGCACGCAGCGCTTCCGGCATGTGCTGCGCGAAGTGCTCGAACGCGTGTCGCCTGAGCATCGCGACGATCCCTGGTCCAAGCTCGCCGAAGAACTGTCGTGTTCGAAACGCTACAACATCGTGCACCTGATCTACCGCAACAAGGAATACGAAGGGCACTACAAAGACTATCAGTTCGGTTTGTCGACGATGCAGCAGCATTGGGAAAGTGGCCTGGACGACATCCGCAACTCGCTCGCGCAACCCGGCTGGCTCGATATGCCGGACAACGATGCAGGGTTCGTCACGCACGATATTCACCGCGACTCGCGTTGA
- a CDS encoding 3-hydroxybutyrate dehydrogenase, which produces MSSSNESLKGKVAVVTGAASGIGKQIALTLSAAGAAVAIADLNQDGANAVAEEINKAGGKALGIAMDVTNEDAVNQGIDKVAAELGSVDILISNAGIQIVNPIENYSFSDWKKMQAIHVDGAFLTTKAALKHMYKDDRGGIVIYMGSVHSHEASPLKSAYVTAKHALLGLARVLAKEGAKHNVRSHVVCPGFVRTPLVDKQIPEQAKELGITEEEVVRRVMLGGTVDGIFTTVEDVAQTVLFLSSFPTAALTGQSFIVSHGWYMQ; this is translated from the coding sequence ATGTCGTCATCGAATGAGAGTCTGAAAGGCAAGGTCGCCGTCGTCACGGGTGCAGCGAGCGGCATCGGCAAGCAGATCGCGTTGACGCTGTCGGCAGCGGGCGCGGCCGTCGCGATAGCGGACCTGAACCAGGACGGCGCGAACGCCGTCGCTGAGGAGATCAACAAGGCGGGCGGCAAGGCGCTCGGCATTGCGATGGACGTCACGAACGAAGACGCCGTCAACCAGGGCATCGACAAAGTAGCCGCAGAACTCGGCTCGGTGGATATCTTGATCTCGAACGCCGGCATCCAGATCGTTAATCCGATCGAAAACTACTCGTTTTCGGACTGGAAGAAGATGCAGGCTATCCACGTGGACGGCGCATTCCTCACCACGAAGGCAGCCCTCAAGCATATGTACAAGGACGATCGCGGCGGCATCGTGATCTACATGGGCTCGGTGCACTCGCACGAAGCGTCGCCACTGAAGTCGGCTTACGTGACGGCCAAGCACGCGCTGCTCGGCCTGGCGCGCGTGCTCGCGAAGGAGGGCGCGAAACATAACGTGCGCTCGCATGTCGTATGTCCGGGCTTCGTGCGTACGCCGCTCGTCGACAAGCAGATTCCCGAGCAGGCGAAAGAACTGGGTATCACGGAGGAAGAAGTGGTCCGTCGCGTGATGCTCGGCGGTACGGTAGACGGCATCTTCACCACGGTCGAAGACGTTGCGCAAACGGTGCTCTTCCTGTCGTCGTTCCCGACTGCGGCGCTCACGGGCCAGTCGTTCATCGTCAGCCACGGCTGGTACATGCAATAA
- a CDS encoding potassium channel beta subunit family protein, producing the protein MNYRRLGRSGLQVSELSIGSWVTYGNQVDRTAARESLAAARDAGVNFFDNAEVYAGGKSEQIMGEALKELNWPRVSYIVSTKFFWGLNEAPNQYHTLNRKYLMNAIDHSLKRLQLDYVDLVFCHRPDPYTPIEETVWAMSDMITRGKALYWGSSEWSADEIRAAYEIAERHHLHKPVMEQPQYNLFHRKRVEQEYRRLYEDIGLGLTTWSPLASGLLTGKYRNGVPAGSRAELQGYDWLRKELTDSGKNSVVGQLGNLADELGCTVGQLALAWILTNPNVSTIITGASRVEQITENMKAKDVAEQITPEIKEKIEAIVGDLYQ; encoded by the coding sequence ATGAACTACCGACGTCTCGGCCGTTCCGGCCTGCAAGTCAGCGAGCTGTCCATCGGCTCATGGGTGACTTACGGCAATCAGGTGGACCGGACGGCCGCACGGGAATCGCTGGCGGCCGCGCGCGACGCGGGCGTCAATTTCTTCGACAACGCCGAGGTCTATGCGGGCGGCAAGTCCGAACAGATCATGGGGGAAGCGCTGAAAGAATTGAACTGGCCGCGCGTGAGCTACATCGTTTCGACGAAATTCTTCTGGGGCCTCAATGAGGCGCCGAACCAGTATCACACGCTGAACCGCAAGTATCTGATGAACGCGATCGACCACTCGCTCAAGCGTCTGCAGCTCGATTATGTTGATCTGGTGTTCTGTCATCGTCCTGATCCGTACACGCCGATCGAAGAAACGGTGTGGGCGATGAGTGACATGATCACGCGCGGCAAGGCGCTTTACTGGGGCTCGTCCGAATGGAGCGCCGATGAAATTCGCGCGGCCTATGAGATTGCCGAACGTCATCATCTGCACAAGCCAGTGATGGAGCAGCCGCAATACAACCTGTTCCATCGCAAGCGCGTGGAGCAGGAATACCGGCGGCTTTATGAAGACATCGGCCTGGGTCTGACCACGTGGAGTCCGCTTGCCTCCGGTCTGCTGACGGGCAAGTATCGCAACGGGGTGCCTGCCGGCAGCCGCGCGGAGCTGCAAGGCTACGACTGGCTGCGCAAGGAACTGACCGACTCGGGCAAGAACAGCGTCGTCGGCCAGTTGGGCAATCTCGCGGACGAACTTGGCTGCACCGTTGGGCAACTGGCGCTCGCATGGATCCTGACCAATCCGAACGTCAGCACGATCATCACTGGCGCATCGCGCGTCGAGCAGATCACGGAAAACATGAAGGCGAAGGACGTGGCCGAGCAGATCACGCCCGAGATCAAGGAGAAGATCGAAGCGATCGTCGGCGACCTTTATCAGTGA
- a CDS encoding 23S rRNA (adenine(2030)-N(6))-methyltransferase RlmJ has translation MLSYRHAFHAGNHADVLKHAVVVQLLRYLGQKDKAYWYIDTHAGAGVYSLKEGYATKTAEFETGIARLWERKDLPPMLAEYVDEVSALNPDGELRYYPGSPYLAWRLMREQDRMRLFELHSTEIDVLRHNFRDAGRRAMLFAGDGFDGIKALLPPAPRRALVLVDPSYEDKRDYSRTLTCVEESLKRFATGTYAVWYPQVARPESQRFPEQLKRLQDRNWLHVSLTVSSPPSDGFGLFGSGMFILNPPYTLPKMLKETLPWLVETLGEDKAAQFKIEHRGD, from the coding sequence ATGCTCAGTTACCGCCACGCTTTTCACGCAGGCAATCACGCCGACGTCCTGAAACACGCCGTCGTTGTGCAGTTGCTGCGCTACCTTGGACAAAAGGACAAGGCGTACTGGTACATCGACACGCACGCGGGTGCCGGCGTCTACTCGCTCAAGGAAGGCTACGCGACCAAGACCGCGGAGTTCGAGACGGGCATTGCGAGATTGTGGGAGCGCAAGGACTTGCCGCCCATGCTGGCCGAGTACGTCGACGAAGTATCGGCGCTGAATCCCGATGGCGAGTTGCGCTACTACCCCGGATCGCCTTATCTCGCATGGCGCTTGATGCGCGAGCAGGACCGTATGCGCCTGTTCGAATTGCACAGCACCGAGATCGACGTGCTGCGCCACAACTTTCGCGACGCGGGGCGCCGCGCGATGCTCTTCGCAGGCGATGGCTTCGACGGCATCAAGGCGCTTTTGCCGCCCGCGCCGCGCCGCGCGCTCGTGCTCGTCGATCCATCCTATGAAGACAAACGCGATTACTCGCGAACCCTGACTTGCGTCGAAGAAAGTCTGAAGCGTTTTGCGACAGGAACGTATGCCGTCTGGTATCCGCAAGTCGCGCGACCGGAGTCCCAGCGCTTTCCCGAGCAGTTGAAGCGGCTGCAGGACAGGAACTGGCTGCATGTGTCGTTGACAGTTAGCAGCCCACCTAGCGATGGCTTTGGACTCTTCGGCAGCGGCATGTTCATTCTGAACCCGCCCTACACGCTGCCGAAGATGTTGAAAGAAACGCTGCCGTGGCTCGTCGAGACACTCGGCGAGGACAAGGCCGCGCAGTTCAAGATCGAACATCGCGGCGACTGA